The following proteins come from a genomic window of Musa acuminata AAA Group cultivar baxijiao chromosome BXJ1-7, Cavendish_Baxijiao_AAA, whole genome shotgun sequence:
- the LOC135679182 gene encoding alpha-humulene synthase-like isoform X1 yields the protein METVISQPRVPGDEVVIRKSASYHPTVWGDYFILQAESSPSTQECVARVQERAAELMEQVRSMFKDTTDILQTMDLVDSIQLLGLSYHFEKEISGALKRVHDADLNCHGLYETALRFRLLRQEGYHVTPVVFNKFKDEGGSFMSTLGSDVKGLLSLYNAAYLGTHGEIILDEAISFTRNYLVSSLADLKPPLKTQVSLDLETPLCRRMRRLLARDYISIYQEDATRDDAILELAKLDFNLLQSLHLEELENITKWWNDLAPSKHLSFARDRLVECYFWILGIYFEPYYSRAREITTKVIALISILDDIYDVYSTLEESQRLTEAIQRWDVKIVHQLPEYMKDYYLKLMHTFKEFEDLLASNEKYRITYLKEAMKDLSEAYFEESKWRDQHYVPTLDEHLHVSLVSSTSPMLKCAFFVGMGEIATKEAFEWITSFPKIVQASAIIGRIMNDIASHELEQTREHVASTVQCYMKEYGTDVHVACKKLQGLVDDAWKEINEECLNTTAFSIALLERIINYSRMAEITYKYIDGYTNSSTKTKEYISLLLVHPVPL from the exons ATGGAGACCGTGATTTCGCAGCCACGCGTTCCAGGTGATGAAGTGGTGATTCGCAAGTCTGCAAGCTACCATCCCACCGTTTGGGGTGATTACTTTATCTTACAGGCCGAGTCCTCCCCCAGTACACag GAGTGCGTTGCAAGGGTGCAAGAGAGAGCTGCAGAACTGATGGAGCAGGTAAGAAGCATGTTCAAGGACACTACCGACATCTTGCAAACTATGGACTTGGTCGATTCTatccagcttcttggattgaGTTATCACTTCGAGAAAGAAATAAGTGGAGCATTAAAACGAGTCCATGATGCTGATTTGAACTGTCATGGTCTCTACGAGACTGCTCTCCGGTTTCGACTGCTCAGACAAGAAGGGTATCATGTGACCCCTG TTgtctttaacaagttcaaagatgaGGGAGGGAGTTTCATGTCTACCTTGGGGAGTGATGTGAAAGGACTGTTAAGCTTGTACAACGCAGCCTACCTTGGGACTCATGGGGAGATCATTCTTGATGAAGCCATCTCTTTTACGAGGAATTACCTAGTGTCTTCATTAGCTGATCTTAAACCACCATTAAAAACGCAAGTGTCTCTTGACCTCGAGACACCTCTCTGTAGAAGAATGAGAAGGCTCTTGGCAAGAGATTACATCTCTATATACCAAGAGGATGCCACACGAGATGATGCCATCCTGGAGCTTGCAAAGTTGGACTTCAATTTGTTGCAATCTCTTCATCTCGAGGAGCTTGAGAACATCACCAA GTGGTGGAATGATTTAGCCCCCTCAAAACATCTCAGTTTTGCTCGAGATCGATTGGTGGAATGCTACTTCTGGATCCTGGGAATATACTTTGAACCCTACTATTCTCGTGCACGAGAGATAACAACCAAAGTGATTGCCCTTATTTCAATTTTGGACGACATATATGATGTTTATAGCACATTGGAGGAGAGTCAACGACTAACTGAGGCAATTCAAAG GTGGGACGTGAAGATTGTTCATCAATTACCAGAGTACATGAAAGATTATTATCTAAAGCTAATGCACACCTTTAAAGAATTTGAAGATTTATTGGCTTCCAACGAGAAATATCGCATAACCTATCTAAAGGAAGCG ATGAAAGATTTATCTGAAGCTTATTTTGAGGAATCCAAATGGAGAGATCAACATTACGTACCAACTTTGGACGAACATCTACATGTTTCCCTCGTAAGTTCAACATCTCCTATGCTCAAATGTGCTTTTTTTGTTGGAATGGGAGAAATAGCAACTAAGGAGGCATTTGAGTGGATTACTAGTTTCCCAAAGATTGTCCAAGCTTCTGCAATAATTGGTCGTATAATGAATGACATTGCTTCACATGAG TTGGAACAAACTAGGGAACATGTTGCCTCCACAGTCCAATGCTACATGAAAGAGTACGGAACAGATGTGCATGTGGCATGTAAGAAACTCCAAGGTCTAGTTGACGATGCATGGAAGGAGATAAACGAAGAGTGCCTCAATACGACTGCATTCTCCATTGCTTTACTTGAAAGGATTATTAATTATTCACGAATGGCAGAAATTACTTATAAGTACATCGATGGATACACCAACTCCTCTACGAAGACGAAGGAATATATCTCTTTGTTACTTGTACATCCTGTTCCACTTTGA
- the LOC135679182 gene encoding alpha-humulene synthase-like isoform X2, with amino-acid sequence METVISQPRVPGDEVVIRKSASYHPTVWGDYFILQAESSPSTQECVARVQERAAELMEQVRSMFKDTTDILQTMDLVDSIQLLGLSYHFEKEISGALKRVHDADLNCHGLYETALRFRLLRQEGYHVTPVVFNKFKDEGGSFMSTLGSDVKGLLSLYNAAYLGTHGEIILDEAISFTRNYLVSSLADLKPPLKTQVSLDLETPLCRRMRRLLARDYISIYQEDATRDDAILELAKLDFNLLQSLHLEELENITKWWNDLAPSKHLSFARDRLVECYFWILGIYFEPYYSRAREITTKVIALISILDDIYDVYSTLEESQRLTEAIQRWDVKIVHQLPEYMKDYYLKLMHTFKEFEDLLASNEKYRITYLKEAMKDLSEAYFEESKWRDQHYVPTLDEHLHVSLLEQTREHVASTVQCYMKEYGTDVHVACKKLQGLVDDAWKEINEECLNTTAFSIALLERIINYSRMAEITYKYIDGYTNSSTKTKEYISLLLVHPVPL; translated from the exons ATGGAGACCGTGATTTCGCAGCCACGCGTTCCAGGTGATGAAGTGGTGATTCGCAAGTCTGCAAGCTACCATCCCACCGTTTGGGGTGATTACTTTATCTTACAGGCCGAGTCCTCCCCCAGTACACag GAGTGCGTTGCAAGGGTGCAAGAGAGAGCTGCAGAACTGATGGAGCAGGTAAGAAGCATGTTCAAGGACACTACCGACATCTTGCAAACTATGGACTTGGTCGATTCTatccagcttcttggattgaGTTATCACTTCGAGAAAGAAATAAGTGGAGCATTAAAACGAGTCCATGATGCTGATTTGAACTGTCATGGTCTCTACGAGACTGCTCTCCGGTTTCGACTGCTCAGACAAGAAGGGTATCATGTGACCCCTG TTgtctttaacaagttcaaagatgaGGGAGGGAGTTTCATGTCTACCTTGGGGAGTGATGTGAAAGGACTGTTAAGCTTGTACAACGCAGCCTACCTTGGGACTCATGGGGAGATCATTCTTGATGAAGCCATCTCTTTTACGAGGAATTACCTAGTGTCTTCATTAGCTGATCTTAAACCACCATTAAAAACGCAAGTGTCTCTTGACCTCGAGACACCTCTCTGTAGAAGAATGAGAAGGCTCTTGGCAAGAGATTACATCTCTATATACCAAGAGGATGCCACACGAGATGATGCCATCCTGGAGCTTGCAAAGTTGGACTTCAATTTGTTGCAATCTCTTCATCTCGAGGAGCTTGAGAACATCACCAA GTGGTGGAATGATTTAGCCCCCTCAAAACATCTCAGTTTTGCTCGAGATCGATTGGTGGAATGCTACTTCTGGATCCTGGGAATATACTTTGAACCCTACTATTCTCGTGCACGAGAGATAACAACCAAAGTGATTGCCCTTATTTCAATTTTGGACGACATATATGATGTTTATAGCACATTGGAGGAGAGTCAACGACTAACTGAGGCAATTCAAAG GTGGGACGTGAAGATTGTTCATCAATTACCAGAGTACATGAAAGATTATTATCTAAAGCTAATGCACACCTTTAAAGAATTTGAAGATTTATTGGCTTCCAACGAGAAATATCGCATAACCTATCTAAAGGAAGCG ATGAAAGATTTATCTGAAGCTTATTTTGAGGAATCCAAATGGAGAGATCAACATTACGTACCAACTTTGGACGAACATCTACATGTTTCCCTC TTGGAACAAACTAGGGAACATGTTGCCTCCACAGTCCAATGCTACATGAAAGAGTACGGAACAGATGTGCATGTGGCATGTAAGAAACTCCAAGGTCTAGTTGACGATGCATGGAAGGAGATAAACGAAGAGTGCCTCAATACGACTGCATTCTCCATTGCTTTACTTGAAAGGATTATTAATTATTCACGAATGGCAGAAATTACTTATAAGTACATCGATGGATACACCAACTCCTCTACGAAGACGAAGGAATATATCTCTTTGTTACTTGTACATCCTGTTCCACTTTGA